From Clostridium sp. SY8519:
ATGTAGGATCTTCCGATCTGTTTCTGAAAAATGCCCGTGCCTGTTCCGTTGATATCGAACAGGTGGATACCGTTGTGATATCCCATGGACATGAAGACCATGGCGGAGGACTTGCGTCTTTTCTTTCCGTAAATCATCACGCGAAAATATATCTGCAGAAAGAGGCCTTTCAGAAACATTACGCAAAGCTGCCGGACGGACCGTCATATATCGGATTGGATCCGGAGCTGATGCGGCATCCGCAGGTTGTTTTGCTGAATGGAAATAAACGACTGGATGATGAACTGGAGCTGTTTACCCATGTACCGGGAGAATGTTATCCCACAAATAAAAATCTTCTGAAGGAAGATTTTGCCCGTGATACGTTTCAGCATGAACAGCATCTGATCATTCACGGTGAAAAAACTGTATTGCTTATGGGCTGCGGACACAAAGGGGTTCTGAATATCCTGCAAAGCTGTCCCTGTAAACCGGATGTTGTGATCGGCGGATTTCATTTATTCAGCCCGCGGACAGGGGAAATGCTGCCGGAGGAAACCGTTCGGAATCTGGCGCACAGCCTGCCGAAAATCATTTATTATACCGGTCATTGTACCGGAAGCCAGGCCTTTGACCTCTTGAAGAAAGAGGGGGTGGATATTCATGCCTTATCCACGGGAACAGAGCTGGAGATTTAACTATTCGCAAAAGACAACTTTAACGAAAAGTTACATGTTTTTCACAGAGGAAACTATCTATGAACCTATCTGCGCTTTATGATCCGCTGCCGGATCCCGCTGCTTATTTAGAACGTATTCAGTGCGATTTTTCGAATTCATTAAACAAGGCGTATCTGGATCATCTGATTTTTCAGCACCAACTGCTGATTCCATTTGAAAACCTGGATATTATTCCCGGCGGCAGGCTGATTTCTCTGGAAATTCCGGATCTGTACCGCAAAATTGTCCGGAAGAAACGGGGCGGCTATTGTTTTGAACTGAACAGCCTGTTTTTCAGTCTGCTGACTGCACTTGGCTATCAGGCATATCCTGTGCTCTGCAAAGTTCTGGAAGGTTCTGATCCCTATTATCCGGCGCTGCATCGCGCTACAGTTGTCCGGATCGGGGACTCAAGTTACTATTGTGATGTGGGCTTTGGCGGACCGGTCCCCGGCGGTGCTTTGGAAATTCAGACCCTTCATCCGGAAAAAATAGCCATGGATACTTACCGGCTTGTTTCTCTGCCGCATCAGTGGCTGCAGCTGGAACGCCTGTCAAAGGGCAGGTATGTGCCTATGCTCCGAATTTGTCTGCAGCCCCAGGATCCGGCGGATTTTCTGGCGTTAAGTCATTATTGCTGCTGTCAGGCCCAGGAAGAATTCAATCATTTTACCGAAGGAATGCTTCTGAATATTCGTCTGAGAAATGGATATGCTGCATTAAACGGACCGTTTCTGCAGGTGGTAAACGGTGATGAGAATTCATGTATACAAAAAAGAATTCATGAAAAGGAAGAAATGGATCAGGTTCTGACCCAAATCTTCCGTCTGCCGGAACACCTGCTGGATCATCTGACCCAGAATGAGATTCGGCCCTGAGAATATTTTTCTCCGTTTTCTCCGCTGCAGGCGCTCAGTCTTCCGGATACGTCGGTACTGTCAGGTAAGCGCCGGAATGAATGATATTTCTGTCGTTGATATGATTCATCTTTTTGATTTCCCGGATATAGGCTCGATTGCTGACGGTACCGGATGTATTATAGGTCTGGGCCAGATCGGACAGAGTCATGCCTTCCTCGATATAAACCGAGGTATATACGGCTTTTCGGTCATGACTGGGGGAGGCGTCTGTTTTCAGGGCGGAGGCGGCGAAAATGCCCGCGGCAGCGCCCAGCACCAGGAAAAAGATACAGATTCCGGCAAAGCGCCGTTTCATTTTTCGCAGCTGCTTCTCTCTCGCTGCACGGATCCGTCTGTTCCTGTGGGATTCGCTGTGGATACAGGAAGGATCATACTGGTTTCTGCTGCAGAAATCTTGCTTACTATATGCTGCTGTGTACATCATTCATAACCTCCTGTGTAACTAATTGCCAATGGTTCGAATACATGTTCCGAACTCTTGTTTGCATGCTTATAATATCGAACTTCTGTTTGGTTGTCAACCGAAAAGCAAACGTTTTTTCGGAATATATGTTTGCTTTTCTCTTTGCTCCATGGTAAAATTATAATAAATATTATACTTTATTCAGAATCAGCAGATCCGGCTGCGCTCGGTCTTTTCCTGCCGTTCTTCCAGGCGCTCTGCTGTGAGGAGGATATCACATGGCCTATGGAATAATCAGCAAGAAACAGAGTGAAATTCTTGACTTTATCAAAAGTGAAATTCTCAGCAAGGGCTATCCGCCGGCAGTGCGTGAAATCTGCGACGCGGTGCATTTGAAATCCACTTCTTCTGTCCACGCGCATCTGGAAAAGCTGGAAAAAAACGGATATATCCGCAGAGATCCCACCAAGCCACGGGCCATAGAAATCATTGATGACAATTTCAACACGATTCGCACAGAAACTGCCAGTGTCCCGCTGATCGGCA
This genomic window contains:
- a CDS encoding MBL fold metallo-hydrolase, giving the protein MKLITLIEDTTHGPLKAEHGLCIYLETEHHKLLFDVGSSDLFLKNARACSVDIEQVDTVVISHGHEDHGGGLASFLSVNHHAKIYLQKEAFQKHYAKLPDGPSYIGLDPELMRHPQVVLLNGNKRLDDELELFTHVPGECYPTNKNLLKEDFARDTFQHEQHLIIHGEKTVLLMGCGHKGVLNILQSCPCKPDVVIGGFHLFSPRTGEMLPEETVRNLAHSLPKIIYYTGHCTGSQAFDLLKKEGVDIHALSTGTELEI
- a CDS encoding arylamine N-acetyltransferase; the encoded protein is MNLSALYDPLPDPAAYLERIQCDFSNSLNKAYLDHLIFQHQLLIPFENLDIIPGGRLISLEIPDLYRKIVRKKRGGYCFELNSLFFSLLTALGYQAYPVLCKVLEGSDPYYPALHRATVVRIGDSSYYCDVGFGGPVPGGALEIQTLHPEKIAMDTYRLVSLPHQWLQLERLSKGRYVPMLRICLQPQDPADFLALSHYCCCQAQEEFNHFTEGMLLNIRLRNGYAALNGPFLQVVNGDENSCIQKRIHEKEEMDQVLTQIFRLPEHLLDHLTQNEIRP
- a CDS encoding LysM peptidoglycan-binding domain-containing protein, whose protein sequence is MMYTAAYSKQDFCSRNQYDPSCIHSESHRNRRIRAAREKQLRKMKRRFAGICIFFLVLGAAAGIFAASALKTDASPSHDRKAVYTSVYIEEGMTLSDLAQTYNTSGTVSNRAYIREIKKMNHINDRNIIHSGAYLTVPTYPED